DNA sequence from the Microtus ochrogaster isolate Prairie Vole_2 chromosome 2, MicOch1.0, whole genome shotgun sequence genome:
ggtttctctgtgtagctttggctatcctgaaactcactctgtagagcaggcctctaactcagagatcctcctgcctctgcctcctgagtgctggcattaatgtgtgcactaccactgcccggctgctaAGTTATAAATGTTTCATATACTTTACACTAATCAAACATTGGGCAATAGAGGCTCGGGCTGGGGTAgaaggcttgcctagcatgcgtgaagCCTTGCTATTCGGTCCTCAGCACTGAATAACCCAGACATGATGGTGTATACCTgggaccccagcacttgggaggtgggggcaaggtgagcaggagttcaaggtcatcctcatgcACAGAGCTGAGCTGGGTAAGACCCTATcattacaaataaattaaaaaaaaaaaaagccgggcgatggtggcgcacgcctttaatcccagcactcgggaggcagaggcaggcagatctctgtgagttcgagaccagcctggtctacagagctagttccaggacaggctccaaagccacagagaaaccctgtctcgaaaaaacaaaaaaaaaaaaaaaataaaacttggggtAGAAAGAGTACTTACCTCAAATGTGCAAATCCCTagcctccatccccagcaccactctctctctctcacacacacacactaaaacccAATATCTGTATGATCTATAGTCTTCCCTATTTAATGATCCAGTGGTCGCTACCACTTGTGTCCTCTGAACCCATGTCCTTCCCCTCCGACAATAAGAAAGGAGGGTAAGCAATCTCATCCTTTAAAGCATTGTCCCCCTCTTGGTAGTGGGAACCTTCAGGTCTTTCTTCCCAAGTCATCTGTGGAAAAGAActcagtgtgtgtgcctgcgtgctcatgtgcatgtgtggtttaCACATGCCACAAAACACATGTAgaggttagaagacaacttttgaGAGAGTTGTCTCCTCTGTGACGAGTTCCAGAAATTGAACTTGCATGGCAAGGCTTTTGCAGTGAGCccttttacccagtgagccatctctttaggccCAAGAACTGTGCAATCGTTAGGAAAAGGCTGCTTTCTTTCGTGATTTGTAAACCATACGTATCGGCtgtaactttcaaaaataaatgtgttttttatttcctttctttgttttgtttttgtttgtgtgcttgttttttcaagacagggtttctctttatttttggaacctatcctggaactagctcttgtagaccaggctggcctcgaactcacgggggtttacctgcctctgcctcccgagtgctgggattaaaggagtgctccaccaccacccggcctaaactagtatttttatttaagcttccattgttactttttaaaatatttgtttttatccttttcaattatgtgtgtttctgcatgtgggtgtgtacacatgaatGCCCGTGCCTAAGGAGCTACAGAAAGTTTTGAACCatctgttgtgggtgctgggaactaacctCAGATCTTCTATatgagcagcaagttctcttaaccatcatctctccagctgttaCTTCTTggctttaaaatttatatgtttattttacatgtgtgttttgcctgcatgtaagtgcaccacatgcatgtccagtacctgtggaggccagaagaaggcattagacaCCCTGAAACTGTAGTTTCAGTTTTCCGGGAATAGTCatatgctgggaaccaaatccaagTCCTCTTTGAGAATGGCAAGGGCTCTTACTTTCTTAAAACCTTTGTGACATTTAAAACAcaacacatctttttttctttatatccttTTTCTAGAGACAGGTTCTTATTCTGGCTGGCTTGGGAGtttccatccccctgcctcagcattccaagtgctgggattatatgtgtgcACCACCCACCATACCCAGCCACACAAAACAAAGTCGGGTGAGAAAAGTGTTCCCACTCCTCTGTTCCAGGGCTTCCTGTAACGAGGTAGGGACAGGGACTCTGCACGCAGAATGGAGAAACCTCAACCCTCTTCTTGGCACAGGGGTTGTTTGTACCTGCATACTCACGGTCACTGAAACACTAGACACAGGCATGCCTAAGAGGCTGAATaaattgccgggcagtggtggcagacacctttaattccagcactcagtaggcagagacaagaggatctctgaatctgagtaCAGCCtactctacaaagtgagttccaggacagccaggactgttacatagagaaaccctgtcttgaaaaccaaaccaaaacaaaacaaaaagacaattgAACAAATCAGCTGGctgtggtgacatacacctttgatcctagcactcgggaggcagaggcaagagatctctgagttcaaggctagctctggtctatagagttagctccaggacagccagggctacactgtaaaaccctgcctcaaaaacaacaacaaaaataaataaataggaaaaaagaaaactgaacaggCCTGTTCAGATATACAAACATTCTTTTTATACCTAAGAGAAACCCCATATTCACTGAAGGCTACTGAGTCCATACTGCAAGAGTAAAAGCATTTACTTTACCACACACCTCAGAAAGCTCCAGGTAAGATATAGGTaggaatatacacaaagaattcAGAGTATAAAACTCTCCAGGTAATTAGTAGTCATATTAATATTGGAACTGCAGTAGACAAAACTAGCTACCTCCCGGACTGTACCGGGAGCCTGATTGTAGCTCTGAGAGACTGGAGGTGTTCTCAGTGGACAGGAAGCTGAGACTATTCTTCCAGTTCTCCCAAGAGCTCAACAAAGTCAGTGATGTACCACTTGGCGTTGTTCTTGACTTGTTGCCTGATCACATTTCCTCCAAACCCAATGAAAGCATCCTaggaaggaaagtggggaggggtTAACGTCTTTTCAAACAGCACACCcagaaacatataaaataaacaaaatatatttaagtgaAAATTTATGTACATACTTaacaaacatgtatgtgtgtgtgtgtgtgtgtgtatgtatgggtatgtattgctatttatatgtatatatgtgtatgtatctatatataccCAGtattgttctctctgcctccaattGCTGATAGAATGTAAGCcatcagctattgctccagcaccccacctgcctgcctgccaccatgctccccaccatgatgatgacggaggaaccttctgaaactgtaagcaagctccctatcaaatgctttctctggctgtcctggaactcactctgtagtccaggctggcctcgaactcacagagatccgcctccctctgcctcccgagtgctgggatgaaaggtgtgtgccaccactgccaggctcaaatgctttcttttatacgttgccttggtcacggtgtctcttcacagcaatggaacagtgactaagacacctcATGCATGTTCCTAGGCTGAATGTCTTTtggttgctttgtgttcttatcATTATATTTAGCTGTTTTAGTTTAACTTCTGCTGTTAACTTCATAGGGTTTTCAGcaagacatagaaaaaaaattaccacccgaaaaaaaaaacagaaaacaaaaatccagcaCCCTTGAGTACGTACGGCGGGAGGGCAGGCTTCCATGTCTGTAGCTCCATCTCCAATCATGATTATTTTCTTAAAGtggaatttttcctttaaaaatcgAATAACCTTTCCTTTCCCACCAGACTCGGCTGTTGGCTGCATCTCATCAAAACCTGCGTATTCACCTTCAGAGGACAGTGAGAAGATGTTAGGTCCATAGCTTGTTCATACGGATGATGCCGAACTTAAGTGTTAAGTCTAAAACAGCCCTGGGTTGGTCACACAGCATGGGACCTGACCCATATTCCCGAGGAGATGGCTCTAGTGGGTCACCTGGGTTGAACTAGCTGCATTTCCTCAACTTCTGATGTAGCCGTTTTAAGCCTTGTTGAGATATCAGACCATCATAatacattaatttatatattatacataatatattacaTGTAATACATTGATTTATCACATGAATATAGTAACATTACCTAAAGGAATTAACCAACTTTCCTTACTTTTTTGAAGATAGGCGCTCCTGTAGAGCAGGTTATCCTTGAACTTACTATGAATCCTAGGatgaccttctctctctctctctctctctctctctctctctctctctctttctctctcttccacaccAGAGCGTACCATCACAGGTGTGTAGGTGACCTCATGCCTGGTGtgtacagtgctggggatggaacccagggattCTCCATGTTAGGCAAGTGATCTACCAACTAGATCCCTTGCTCTGGATCTATTTCTACTATACAGAAACAGGCACACTCATTAGTGGGGGCTGGGACTTGTTTGGTGTGTTTAGACGGggtcactttgtagctcaggctggtattgaacttgAAGAAATTCTCCcacctcggcctcccaagtgttaaGAGCAAGTCCCCAGGCCTGGTTcactcatttgttttgtttgttggcttagttagttttgtttttatttttaaagatggagtCTAAGTAGCCAAATATGACCTTTAATTCCTAATCCCCTGGcactgcttcccaaatgctgagattacataGGTATTCTCTTCCCCAGcttcatacttttttttccctctgtgtagccctggctgtcctgaaactcactccgtagaccaggctggcctcgaactcagagatcctcctgcttctgcctccatagtgctgggatgaaaggcgtgcgccactaaaGCTTGGCTAACTCAATCAGTGGGAAGGGACTTGCATACTATGGCACCTGAGTGAAGGTTGGCAGACAACTTTGTGgggtccattctctccttccacctttatgtgggttccaggaactgaaTTCAAGTCAGGCTTCTTGGATGAgctcttttacctgctgagccctcactGGCCCTCATGGGGTTTCAAGACTACTCGCTACCTGTACTATGACATAACTACAGAGCTTCTGGTTCTTTTGTAACAGGGTTTCATACAGcccaggctatcctagaacttactgtgtgTCCTAAGATGACCCTGAACACCCGGATCTTCCTCCTTCCACCTGGGAGTATAGGTCGGTTTAAGTGCCAGCCAGTGCTTTAGGCAGGCTGGGCAAACGCTCTACCAAGGGACCCCACCTGGCCCAAGAGCACTCTGTTTGCtgtctattttgttttccattatttattatgttttatttgcgcacatgcatgcgtgtgtgtgtgcgtgtgtgtgtgtgtgtgtgtgtgtaggctgtaCATGTGGGGTGAAGGTGTGTGGAATCTGGGCTATTGTGAGCTGCAAACCAACACTCTGGGAACAAACGCAGGTCCAATGACAGCCTGTACTCAATTAACTGCCGAGCCGTCGCTCATCCTGTTTTTAGAGACTAGGTTTTGTTCTGTAGTCCACACTGGACTCCAACTTgaaatactcctgcctcagcacctcAAGAGCCCGGCATCACTGGAGCCCTCTTGAGATGATGTAAATTGTAGCTGTGACCCCAGGTGTCCCAAGGGCAATGGAAATACAGCCACTCTTTAAGCAAACTCCTTCTTGGGTCTACATTGCTCCAGACACAGTAACACAAACAACCGGCCCTCAACTGCAGCATCACAAAATAAGCCAGCAGGCTAACATTTTAGATTGGTGGCAGCATGAATATGCAAAATCAAGCCAGGGCGGATGACCTCAGCCTGTTTTGCAGAGTGAAGAACACCAAAGTGCAAAGGCTATCAGTCAACAGAGCCTTtcgcacagggctggagagatggctcagcaactcaAAGTGCAAAccattcctgcagaggaccagggttcagttctcagcacccgaGCCAGGTCTCAcaatagcctgtaactccagctgcaggagtaagctcttctggcctccgagggcacTTGTAcgacacacgcgcacacacacacacacacacacacacacacacacggatttttcttaaagatttgttttatttatgtgtgtggatgttttgcctgcgtgcTTGTTTGTGCACCACAcgagtgcctggtgcccttgcagaagagggagttggatttcctggaactggagttacatcgCTGTGGGTCgtccaatgtgggtgctaggaactgaacccaggtcctctggaagagtgccTAGTGCTTTTAACccccaagccacctctccagtccccaaattcTTAATCCCAGAACCACCACTCTTTTAAGTTACATTTCAATAGACACTAACTAGAATATTAAATAACAGAACAGATAAGAAAGGAACTATATTACCATTAAAATCTTACCATTAGCCAGGTGGTTAAAAAATCTTACCATTGAAGTAGAATTTCAGCCTATTGGCAAATACGTTGGCTGTTGGGATATTGAGCTTCGCAGCAACATGCTCCACGATACTCCTAAAGCCACCAGATATGAGGAACACCTGCACATTGCGCTCCTGTAGGCGACTGACCAGTTCCctacaaaataaacacaagatACAAAACAGCAGTTAATacaaaaaggaaacatgaaaaaggtgctctttcttttattattttttcttagctCCAATGCTGGAAGTCCATCTATAAAGATAATGCCTATGGGATTAACATTTTGTATGTTTGAggaggggctggtgaggtggtgTTCgtttgggttgtgtgtgtgtgtgctttttttttttaaagatatatttatttatttgtttatttattatttatttatttatttattatgtatacaatattctgtctgtgtatatgcctgcaggccacaagagggcaccagaccccattacagatggttgtgagccaccatgtggttgctaggaattgaactcaggacctttggaagagcaggcaatgcttttaacctctgagccatctctccagcccctatttatttattatgtatacaactttctgcctccatgtatacccacaggccagaggaggacatcagatctcattacaggtggttgtgagccaccatgtggttgctaggaattgaactcatgacctctggaagagcagacagtgctcttaaccactgagccatctctccagcccctgggctgtGTGTTTTTGAATAAAGTCTCTTTATTGAACTTCTATCTGGTCGGAGTGGCCATTCGGAAGCCATGAGTCTCTCTGCTGAGGCTTGGCCCTTTCCCTAGCaattacatttttcttcatgtgtCCACTTTTGTGTTCTTCTGTTGTGAGGTTGTTgtctttttcattgtttgtttgtttgtttgttgttgtttgttttgttttgtttttcgagacaggtttctctgtagctttggaacctatcctggaactagctcttgtagaccaggctggccttgaactcacagagatctacctgcctctgcctcccaagtgctgggttaaagacctgtgccaccactgcccagcttgttgttgtttttgagacaaactcttgctatgtagccagactggcattgaactcacaagAGCAATCCTGCCTGAGCTACCTCTGTACTAGTATTTTAGTACAGAGGTAGTATTCAGATGTGAACCAACACCTGTTCTTAGCTTTTTGGTTTATCTGTTTTGCTGGctgattttgagataggatctcctgtgtctgtggattattttgaacttttgatcacctgcccccacctcctaTGTCTTAGGATTAGAAGGGTATGCTACACAGACacccagcctgtgtgtgtgttctgagacaaagtctcaatgTGTAACCCcggttagctttgaactcaagaccctcctgtctcagcttcctgagaatTATGAAATGCGCATCACTATTCCCAGCATTATATGTGTTTTTGAGATGTGCTTAGAAATTAATGGGTGGGACTTCTCTGCTTCTGGAAACCATTGCACTAACGTTAAGATAAAGAACTCCTAGAGAAGCCTGGTGAAAGCATAAAGTCAAACATACACGAGACCAGAGAGTAAGATAAGAGCAGATGTAAGTACCAAGAGAGCCCTGCAGAAGGCAACAGCAACAGATACTCTCTGGAGGAAAGAGTTCCGCAAATCCCCAAGCTCACAGCAAGACAGTATGCCAAGGGCCAAGACTGTGCTTACCTTATCCCGGGGGTCAGGTGTGGAGGGTGCTCAGCTAGGAGCCTTTGCACCTGCTCCCTGGAGGGCTGGATCAGTGCCAGGCGTTCAGTGAGCGCATCTTTGAAAGGCAATGCTCCTCCCATGGCTTTCCGTGTCCTAGGAGAAAGACCCACGATCAGGCCAGCCGGGTTAGCTGTCCTTGAGGTCAACATGCCTTCCTATGCCAGGACTTCATGATAACCATCAGGAAGGTGTTGCCACGAGACCAACAGGCATGCTGCATGCCGCGTACAGGAGGGGTCTGCTTGGGAATCACACAGGGACTCTGACACCATGGACTGTGCATCCACAGACGGGACAGAAACCCTCACATCCCAAACACAAGCACCTTGCTTACAAACCATAACCTCGAAAGAAACCAAAGCCTGAAAGCTCCTGTATCAAATGCAGCCATAGCTCAGGAAGGTGTCGCTGTGGCAGAGTGGGGAGGgcaaagggaagagacagagctTCTGGCCTGGCATCTCTCTCCACTGAGGCAGTAGGGTTGCACTTTTAACCTTGACCAGGGGCACTGAATACTTAGAGCCCCAGGCTACCTTCTTGGATTAATCATTTTCCCAGCCTGCCTAAGAATGCATCTCCTCTGCAGAGACATTCATGTTTTGCTCCCTTTGTTTGTAATGGAATATTTGCAGATGGACAGATGAAGACAGCACTCCaccactgggggagggggggtaatCTGGAGTTTTGTTTTAGCACTGGGCCAAAACCAGAACGTAGGAACTAAGACCTTAGCCTTTCATCAggtctttttgttgctgttgtttgtttgtggttggttggtttttgttttgttttttgagacagggtttctctgtgtaacagccctggctcttctggaactcgctctatagaccaggctggcctcaaactcacaaagatctgcctgcttctgcctccctgagtgccgggattaaaggtgtgtgctaccaggcCCAGTTGACCATTGCTTTTTAAAGACGTGGTGACTTTTTTAGCATCTCCTAAAGGGAATAAAGACAGCTCATACATTTCAGACACAGCCGCCTCCACACCACAGAATTTGGCCAGCTCATCAATGCCTTCCTCTCGGATGACTGTGCTGTCGACGTCAAAGCACACCGCATCTGCTGAGCAGATGAGTTCCCTCAGCTCACAGTGGGAGACCATCCTGGGAAGAACGTTCCTcctagaaaagagagagaagtgtgcttAAAGATGTCAGGGGGTgaggggtgtggctcagcggGAGTTTGTTCAGCATTCATGAAGCCCCAAGTTTCGCCTAAGCCAGGTGTAGTGATGTATGCCTGGGATCCCAGCTCtttggaggtggaaacaggaggatcaagagtttaagatTGGGGCtgaaggccaggtggtggtggtgcactcctttaatcccagcactcaggaggtggaggcaggtggatctcagtgagcttgaggccagcctggtctaccaagcaagttccaggactgttacacagagaaaccctgtcttgaaaaacaaaaaacaaaaacaaaacaaaacaaaaaaaagattggggct
Encoded proteins:
- the Psph gene encoding phosphoserine phosphatase codes for the protein MVSHCELRELICSADAVCFDVDSTVIREEGIDELAKFCGVEAAVSEMTRKAMGGALPFKDALTERLALIQPSREQVQRLLAEHPPHLTPGIRELVSRLQERNVQVFLISGGFRSIVEHVAAKLNIPTANVFANRLKFYFNGEYAGFDEMQPTAESGGKGKVIRFLKEKFHFKKIIMIGDGATDMEACPPADAFIGFGGNVIRQQVKNNAKWYITDFVELLGELEE